DNA sequence from the Streptomyces sp. NBC_01264 genome:
CTGTCGACTTCGGCGTGCATCCCGAGGCCCTGCGCGGGTGGATCCGCCAGGCGGAGGCGGATGCCGGCGAACGCGATGACCGGCTCACCACCGACGAACGCGCCGAGCTCGCGGCCCTGCGCAAGGAGAATGTCCAGCTCAAGCGGGCCAACGACGTACTGAGGACG
Encoded proteins:
- a CDS encoding transposase, whose protein sequence is MAAPRKYSLELRERAVRMYRTAEPKPQIKKLAVDFGVHPEALRGWIRQAEADAGERDDRLTTDERAELAALRKENVQLKRANDVLRTASAFFAAQLDPTRPR